Proteins encoded in a region of the Acidobacteriota bacterium genome:
- a CDS encoding alkaline phosphatase family protein has protein sequence MPNLEALCARSVHSRMRSAHPPVTAPAWVSVATGVNPGRHGCFDFNRPDGALGRLRPLQTWDIGEKTFYEVLEERGRGVVLINLPCTYPPLTKHVTLTSLLTQGDNAVFPESLKEKHPLLRDYRIFPDAGLRARGESEAYLRDIRHVETHRFDAIRCLWDEPWDVFFAVLSGTDWVSHEAFPDLVEGRFERCPQAAGMFEDADRVLGWVAERLAPGDHLLLVSDHGFTTAQGIFYLNEWLQERGFLEPDYARPAFPVSHRMEEAAQKAMGSGAPRLPAPILRAVHRNAGARFAAKVFRKLGGTWPLFFRPDAGRSRASTLTAECHGITVHEEAVFPDGSVPPARLSETLHALEEALAGLRDPDGGPVFADVKRREEVYSGPRTREAAHLLLGPDRWGVSAAIKALQNIPFIPHRTGIHSSEGIFLGFGPAFASGRLAGAPVSVLDVAPLIFHCMGEALPEGLDGVLLPALLDPGHFAVHPPAFAPVTPPDRTRADLDAEAVQERLRGLGYMG, from the coding sequence ATGCCGAACCTGGAGGCGTTGTGTGCACGCTCCGTGCACTCCAGGATGCGGTCCGCGCACCCCCCCGTGACGGCTCCGGCGTGGGTGTCCGTGGCCACGGGCGTGAATCCGGGACGCCACGGGTGCTTCGACTTCAACCGGCCCGACGGAGCCCTGGGCCGCCTCCGGCCCCTGCAGACGTGGGACATCGGCGAGAAGACTTTCTACGAGGTTCTCGAGGAGCGCGGGAGAGGCGTGGTCCTCATCAACCTGCCCTGCACCTATCCCCCCCTCACGAAACACGTGACGCTCACCTCCCTCCTCACCCAGGGGGACAACGCCGTCTTCCCAGAGTCCCTCAAGGAGAAGCACCCGCTCCTGCGCGACTACCGGATCTTTCCCGACGCGGGCTTGCGGGCGCGCGGCGAGTCCGAGGCCTACCTGAGGGACATCCGCCACGTGGAGACCCACCGCTTCGACGCCATACGATGCCTCTGGGACGAGCCGTGGGACGTCTTCTTCGCGGTCCTCTCGGGAACGGACTGGGTGAGCCACGAGGCCTTCCCGGATCTGGTGGAGGGGCGCTTCGAGCGGTGTCCCCAGGCGGCCGGGATGTTCGAGGACGCGGACCGGGTCCTCGGATGGGTGGCCGAGCGGCTGGCCCCGGGCGACCACCTCCTCCTGGTTTCGGACCACGGCTTCACGACGGCCCAGGGCATCTTCTACCTCAACGAGTGGCTCCAGGAGCGGGGCTTCCTGGAGCCCGACTACGCCCGCCCGGCTTTCCCCGTGAGCCACCGCATGGAGGAGGCGGCGCAGAAGGCCATGGGGTCCGGCGCGCCGCGCCTTCCGGCCCCGATTCTTCGAGCAGTCCACCGAAACGCCGGCGCCCGCTTCGCCGCCAAGGTCTTCCGCAAGCTCGGCGGAACGTGGCCCCTCTTCTTCCGGCCCGATGCGGGACGCAGCCGGGCTTCCACGCTCACGGCCGAGTGCCACGGCATCACCGTCCATGAGGAGGCCGTCTTTCCAGACGGCTCCGTCCCTCCCGCCCGGCTCTCGGAGACCCTCCACGCCTTGGAGGAGGCCCTCGCCGGACTGAGGGACCCCGACGGCGGGCCCGTCTTCGCCGACGTCAAACGGCGGGAAGAGGTTTACTCGGGGCCCCGCACCCGGGAGGCGGCCCACCTCCTGCTGGGCCCCGACCGGTGGGGCGTTTCCGCCGCCATCAAGGCCCTCCAGAACATCCCCTTCATTCCCCACCGGACGGGCATCCACTCCTCCGAGGGGATCTTCCTCGGCTTCGGCCCCGCCTTCGCCTCGGGCCGCCTTGCCGGCGCCCCGGTCTCGGTACTGGACGTGGCGCCCCTGATCTTCCACTGCATGGGGGAAGCCCTCCCCGAAGGCCTCGACGGAGTCCTTCTCCCGGCCCTCCTCGACCCCGGCCATTTCGCCGTCCACCCGCCCGCCTTCGCACCCGTCACCCCGCCCGACCGCACCCGCGCCGACCTCGACGCCGAAGCCGTCCAGGAGCGCCTCCGCGGATTGGGGTATATGGGGTAG
- a CDS encoding four helix bundle protein has product MGKSKTELEERTKRFALDAMRFVAGLPRGRVPDSLGYQLLKSTTSIGANYREAQRGESKADFIHKVAIAEKEASETCFWLELCREGKVGCESESAALLKEAEQLLAILATICKRAKGSQALS; this is encoded by the coding sequence ATGGGGAAGTCGAAGACAGAATTGGAAGAGAGAACAAAGCGTTTTGCATTAGACGCGATGAGATTTGTGGCAGGGCTTCCAAGAGGTCGAGTGCCTGATTCGCTAGGGTACCAGCTCTTGAAGAGTACCACTTCTATCGGGGCCAACTATCGAGAAGCTCAACGTGGAGAGTCGAAGGCCGACTTCATCCACAAAGTAGCCATTGCAGAAAAGGAAGCTTCGGAGACGTGTTTCTGGCTCGAGTTGTGCCGAGAAGGCAAGGTCGGCTGTGAGAGTGAATCTGCCGCCCTATTGAAGGAAGCAGAACAACTCCTGGCTATCCTGGCCACGATTTGTAAGCGGGCGAAAGGTTCGCAGGCCCTTTCGTGA